The genomic DNA ACAAAAAATAGATGGAGTAAAAATTATAGATACAGTAAGTCCATGGAATAAAGATCAAACAAGACTTGTGATCAGTATGAAAAAATTAGGAATTAGCGGAGTAGAACTTGAAAATATTTTAAGAAAAGAATATAAAATTCAAATGGAAATGAGTGATTCTCATTATATTGTAGGAGTATGCACTATTGGAAATACAAAAGAAGATTTTAAAAAACTACTTTATGCTATAAAAGAGATTAAAGGTCAATCTAAAGAAATTCATGAAGAAGAAAAAATTTCATGTTCTTATGTATCTCCTATTGTTCGTATTTCTCCTAGAGAAGCAGTATTTTTACCTAAAAAAATCATTCCTATGGAGGAGAGCATAGGAAAAGTCAGTGGTGAATATATTATTCCATATCCTCCAGGAGTTCCTATGGTTTGCCCAGGAGAAGAGATTACAGAAGAAATTATCAATCAAATCATGTATATGAAAAAAAATAAAATCAATATGATAGGAATGGAGGATTCTTCCTTACAAAGTCTAAAAATCATTATAGAAAAATAAATATATTTTTGAGCTTGTAGACAGCGTGCCCAGCGAAGCTGTAATTTACTTGCTGATGAAAGTTCAGTCTAGGTAATTGCCAAGAAGCCTAGTAGCTATAAGACCAGTGCTATCAGAGATGGTAATACTGAAGCGTCTTGAAAATGTGCTCTAGTAGTGCTAGCAAAGATGCAGACCGTAACATAAAGTGAATCCTGCAGCACTGTTATCTCAACCCGTTAGGGAGAAAAGAGGAAGACGAGTCTCTTGTCTTAAGATGAAGTCCATGGAATGTGTGAAGAACTTGGATTACAGCACAGAAGAATCCTCTGGTGTATGGGGAGCGGTATGTATCGAAAGTAAATTATGGAACTGGGGAGACCCTACTTTACACAGCGATAGCTGTAAAGCAGATGCATATAAGCCGATAGGTGAAATTACATTCTAGTAGGGAGGGAGTCGGAGGGGAACATAGTACCAAATATGGAATGGACAACAAAACCATTCTTAGGAAAGGTTCCCTACTTTGTTCACGTTTTCTGAGGAGGTAAGAGTGAGTGAATGTCCAAAAGACTAACGACACCATAGATAAAGTTCGACAACTTCAAAGGAAACTATACCAATCAGCCAAGAGTAATAAAAGCAGAAGGTTTCATGCTTTATACGATAAGATATATAGAAAAGATGTACTTGAGAAGGCATGGAAACAAGTCAAAACTAATAAAGGAAGTGCAGGAGTAGATGAACAAACTATAGCAGACATTGAAGATATTGGGGTAGAAAAGATATTAGAGGAAATACAAATTCAAATATCAAAAGGAACATATAATCCACCACCAGTATTAAGAAAAGAAATTCCGAAGGATAATGGAAAGGTAAGACCTCTAGGAATTCCCACAGTAAAAGATAGAATAATACAAACAGCAACAAAGATAGTGATAGAACCTGTTTTTGAAGCTAATTTCAAGGAATGTTCTTATGGATTTAGACCTAAGAAAAATCAGCATCAAGCACTTGATAAAATAAGGCGAGCTTGTAATAACAAAGGAATGTGGGTGTTAGATGCAGATATATCAGGATACTTTGATAATATAAATCATATGAAATTATTACTGCTAGTTGAAAGACGAATAAGTGATAGGAGAGTAATTAAGCTTATACGAAAATGGCTAGAAGCAGGAGTAATGAAGGATGGGATAGTTGTTCAAAGTGAACTGGGAAGTCCTCAAGGAGGTGTGATATCTCCATTACTAGCAAATATTTACTTAGATTACCTAGATACGGTATGGGAGAAACATTACAAGCATTTAGGTAAACTAATTAGATTTTGTGATGACTTTGTAGTTGTTTGCAAGAACTATAAAGATGTAAAACATACACATAAAGCTATAAGCCTTATAATGCAAAGATTAGAATTGAATCTAAATAAAAGCAAGACGAAAATTATATCTTTATGGGAAGGAAAAGAAGGTTTTGATTTTCTAGGGTTTCATAATCGTAAGGTTAAGACAAAGACTATAGATGGTAGAATCTACTATACACTTATCCAGTGGATTAGTAATCAATCAATAAAGAAAATATATGACAAAGTTAAGAAGACTCTAGATAGGAAAACCCTATATGTCTCTAGTAAAGAAATGGTTAAGACATTAAATCGAAAGATTATAGGATGGCGAAACTATTATGGATTGTCACCATTCAATAAACTGGTGAAGATTGATAAATATATAAGAAAGCGGCTAGTCATTTGGTTTAACAACAAAAGACAGGCACGAAAGAGAAAAGAATTTTATGAAATAGTAAGTCGATTTAATGATATGGGCCTAAAATATGTTGCTTAAAAACTCGTAATGCAGATGGAAGAAGAACATCGGAAAGCCGTATGAGGGAAAACCTCACGTACGGTTTGATGAGGAGATGGTGGAAGAGATTAAATCAAATCCACCATTTTACTCTACAAGTCATAAAAAATGTCACTAAATTTTCAAAGTTGGAAAATATATAGAAACGGTCGAAAATAGCATTACAAACTCGCTATGCTCAAACAGTGTAATGCTAAGCATTTTCTTCCTTATTCTATATTTTCACAAATTCTCAATAATTGTTCCTTATTTTTATGATTTTGCTAAAATATACTTTGTCAGCAGTCTGAAAAATAAATATATTTTTGCTAAAACAATTTTTCTATTGAGATGAATATAAATAAGGAATATAGTATAATTTGTAAATATAAATAGATTTTTATCAAAATAGAGGAGGGTATATTATGCACCATATGAAGACTGTAGTCATTACTGGTGCTTCTAGAGGTATAGGAAAAGCAATGACTCAAATGTTTGCTCAAAAAGGATACAATGTACTTATGAATTTTAACAAGTCAGAAAAAGAAGCTACAGAATTATATGATTTATTAAAAAATCAAGGATGTTCTGTAAAAATTTTCAAGGCAGATGTATCCAAAAGAAATGAAGTAAATAATATGATAGAATTTTGTGTTCAAGAATTTGGCACAATTGATATCCTCATTAATAATGCAGGAATTAGTCAGGAAAAGTTATTTACAGATCTAACGGACGAAGACTGGGATACAATGATGAATGTCAATTTAAAAGGTGTTTTTTATTGTACACAAAAGGTTTTACAATATATGATTCCAAGAAAGAAGGGGAAAATAATTAACATTTCCTCTATTTGGGGCATGATTGGAGGTTCTTGTGAAGTTCATTATTCAGTAGCAAAAGCTGGAATAATAGGTCTTACAAAAGCTCTAGCCAAGGAATTAGGGCCATCTAATATACAAATCAATTGTATTGCTCCAGGAATTATTCAAACAGATATGCTTAGTCCTTATGATGAAAATGAGTTAAAAGCTCTTATAGAAGAGACTCCTTTAATGAAATTAGGAAACCCTTCTGATATTGCTAGCTGTGCGTATTTTTTAGCATCTAATCATTCAAATTTTATAACAGGTCAAATTATTAGTCCAAATGGAGGATTTGTCATTTAAATTTTTAGAAAATAAATTACTTGATTTTTGTATAAAAAATGGAATACCAATTGACTAAAAAGAAGGAAAATAGAGAATGTTGTCGAAATAGTAAAGAAAAATGATGGAGATGATTTTATGCAAAAGTTAAAACATCAATTTATCGCTATTATATTGTTAATTGTTGTCATACCCTTTGTGATTTCTAGTATCATTAATTATTATTTTATCTCTACCAATTACAAAAAAGAGATGGAAAAGAATAATCAATTTCTTGCTCATTCTATTGCTTCACAAGTGAATTTATTTATTGAAAAAGCTTATTCTACTACAGAAGAGTTGGCAAATAATCTCCAGATTCGAAAATTTGATCCTAATGATCAAAAGACTGTGTTAATAGACGTAGCTAAAAGGAATCCTTATTTTGATCTTTTGTACATCCAAGGAATAGATGGAATGCAAACAGCAAAGGATCAAGGAACTCTTGGAGATCGGTCTAATAGATGGTGGTTTCAAAAGTTTATGAAAGAACAAAAACCTTTTGTAAGTCAATCCTATTATTCTATCAATGGAAATATTCCTGTCACTTCTATATTTCTTCCTATTTATGACGAACAAAAAAATTTGAAGGGAATTATGGCATCAGACGTAAAATTAGATGCTCTGCAAAAACTTGTAGAGAAATTTAATCATCAACAAAGTCAAAGTGCTTATATTATTGATAGTGAAGGAGTCGTCATTGCTCATACAGATGAAAAACAAGTGCAAGAACAATACAATTATAAAAATATTACCAAAACTGTTTTAATGAAAGACTCAAATGGAGAAGTTTTATTAGATGAAGAAGGAAATCCAAAACAAGAAATCAAGCCCATTGAAGTACCTAAGGAAGTTCAAAAAATGGCCCAAGACGTGTTAAAGGGAAAATCAAGTGTTATAGAATATAAGGACCATAATGGTGACGAGGTAGTGAGTGCTTATACAAGTATTTCTGTACCAGGAAATTCAAAGCCGTGGGGAGTTATTACAGTACAAAAAAAATCTGTAGCTGTAAATTTTGTAACAGAGGTTCAAAAGAAAAATTTATTTATGATTTTTATTTTACTTATTTTAGCCATAGGTGTTGCTTATATGGTAGCACAAAAGATTACAAAACCCATTGTAGATATGATGAAGCTTATGAGTCAAGCGTCTAATGGAGAATTAGGGGTAAGATGTTCGGTGAAATCTAAGAATGAAATAGGGAAATTAGGAGAAAGCTTTAATAAAATGTTAGAAGGGATGAAAGAGCTTCTTTATAAAGTTCAAAATGTTTCTAATGAAGTTACAAAATCATCTCATCTTTTATCCACAACAACAGAAGAGTCATCGTCTGCTATAGAAGAAGTAGCAAGAACCATATCAGAGGTAGCAAATGGTGCAAATGATCAAGCAAGAGATGCAGAAACAGGAGTCATAGAAGTAGCTAAGCTTTCAGAAGAAATAGAAAAGGCCATAGAAAAAATCAAAGAAAGTAAAGAGTATGCAGATCAAATGTATACAGTCAATTCTAAAGGATTAGAAGTAATTCAAAATCTTGAGAAAAAAACTATCGAAAGTAATGAAGCAGGAAAAGAAGTGACAAAAGTAGTAAATGCTTTAAGTACAAAAACAGAAGAAATAGGAAATATATTAGAAACCATTATGGATATTTCACAGCAGACAAATCTTTTAGCACTCAATGCAGCTATTGAAGCGGCTCGTGCAGGAGAAGCAGGTAAAGGCTTTGCTGTAGTAGCAGAGGAAGTAAGAAAGCTTGCAGAGAGTACAGGACAGTCTAGCAATCATGTAAAAGAGATTATTACAGATATTCAAAAGGATGTAAAGATGGCTCAAATAACCATTCAAGGCTCAGAAAAGGTTATGAAGGGCCAAAATGAAGCTATTGATCATACTCAAAAGACATTTCATCATATTGCAAATACTATATCTAATATTATAAATAGAATTCATGACATGGGACAAAATATGGAGGAAATCTCTTCTTCTAAAGAAAAAGTTATGGCAGTTATTGAGAATGTATCAGCGGTATCAGAGGAAACAGCAGCAGCATCTCAAGAGGTATCTGCATCTACTGAGGAGCAGGCAGCTTCCATTCAAGAAATTAGTCATTTAGCAGAAGAAATGAAGCGTATGGTCAATGAATTAAATGAAAATATGAGTCAATTTAAATTTTAAAGGATTTCATTAGATGAGAGATACAAAAAATGAAAGCACTTTTAGAAAGTTATGATTCTAAAGGTGCTTTTTTATAATATAAGAAAATTATTTTATCTTTAAAATAATATTGGTAATACTAATAATATCTTTACTTAAAGTTTCTAAATCCTCCTTTTGTAGAGAGGATATTTTTTTTTGTAAACTATTTTTTATTTTTTTTTCTTCATTTTTTATAAATTGATGACCTTCATCTGTTAATTCAATATTTATGATTCTTCTATCATTAGGATCATAACATCTTTTCACTATATTTTTATCAATAAGTCTATCTATGATAGGTGTCATATTGGGTTTGGATATAGTAAGATTTTTAGCAATCTGAGAAATAGAAGAAGTGCCATTATGCCTAAGGTAGATAATGACTTTTACATGAGATGGTGGCAGTGGAAAGTTTTTCATCATTTCATTTGGATCAATAATTTTACTGTGTAAATATAAAAATAAATCATATAGATCTTCAGATAGTTTATTGAGTTGAATTGTATCCATATTATCCTCCTTATATAAATTCTATAAGTTTATTTATATTATAATGCATATATAATTATTATACAATGAAGAAAATTATTAACATATAAAAGTTATTGACATATAAATTTTATTTAAATATAATTGTTATGAAAACATAATTATATTTAAATAAGAATGATAAATAAATTTCAAGGATAGAAAGAGGTGCATAAAATGCTAAAAATCATAAAGTATCTTAAACCTTTTATGGTTTCCATCGTACTCATCATAGCTTTGTTATTTGTGCAAGCTATATGCGATTTATCTCTTCCTGATTATATGTCTAATATTGTGAATGTAGGGATTCAACAGGGAGGAGTAGAAAATGCTGTTCCTAAAATCATTCGAAAAAGTCAATGGGATAAGCTTATGTTTTTTATGAATGAAGAGGATCAGAAAAAGGTAGAAAAGCAATATATTCTTTTGGATCAAAAAACTCTTTCTAAAAGTGAGTGGAGTGAGTATTTAAAGGAATATCCAAAGCTTGAGGAAGAACCCCTATATCAGTTAAATACAAAAGATGAAGATAAAATAGATGAATTAAATCATATACTGGGTAAACCTATATTTATTGTAAGTGGAATGGAAAAGAAAGACTCAAATAAAAACTTATTTATAAATGATTCAAAAATGCCTAAAGGGCAGATCAATGAAATGCAAAAAAAGATATTTGAAAAATTAGAAGATATGCCTGATAGTATGATTACTCAATCAGCTACTATTTTTATTCATAAAGAATATGAGTATATAGGAATCAATACAGACAAGCTTCAATCTCATTATATATGGATTTCAGGTGGGAAGATGCTTGCTTTAGCACTTCTTAGTATGGTTGCTACTGTCATTGTCGGATTATTGGCTTCTAAAGTAGCAGCAGGACTTGGAAGAGATCTGAGAGGAAGGGTATTTAGAAAGGTGATTCATTTTTCTAATACAGAATTTGATAAATTTTCAACAGCTTCTTTAATTACAAGAAGTACAAATGATATTCAACAAGTGCAAATGCTCATGGTTATTTTGCTTAGGATGATATTTTATGCGCCTATTTTAGGTATTGGTGGAGTGATCAAGGTACTTCGTACAGATACCTCTATGGGATGGATTATAGCTGTAGCAGTCATGGCCATTCTTACATTAGTTGTTTTATTATTTTCATTGGCTATTCCTAAGTTTAAAAGAGTACAAACTCTTGTGGATAAGATCAACCTTATTGTTCGTGAATCATTGATAGGAATGTTAGTGATTCGTGCTTTTAATACTCAAAAATATGAAGAAGAGAAATTTGAAAAAGCAAATAGGGATTTAACCCATACCAATTTATTTGTGAGTCGTTTAATGACCCTTATGATGCCTATGATGATGCTGATTATGAATTGTATCACCATCCTTATTGTATGGGTAGGAGCGCATCAAATAGATACAGGGAATATGCAGGTAGGAGATATGATGGCTTTCATACAATATACGATGCAAATTATTATGGCTTTTTTAATGATCTCTATGGTATCTATTATGTTACCTCGTGCATCTGTATCTGCACAACGTATATGTGAGGTTTTAGATACAAAAGTGACGATTATAGATACAAAAGAACCTAATGAATTTAAAAATGATCATAAAGGGTGTGTAGAGTTTCAAAATGTTTGCTTTAGATATCCAGGTGCAAAGGAGGATGCTCTTTCAAATATTTCTTTTACTGCTAAGCCTGGTGAAACTACTGCATTTATTGGAAGTACAGGCAGTGGTAAATCCACTTTAGTACATTTGCTTACAAGATTTTATGATGTAACGAGTGGAAAAATACTAGTAGATGGAGTGGATATCAGATATGTATCTCAAAAGAAATTAAGAGAAAAGCTTGGTTATGTACCTCAAAAGGGAGTTTTATTCTCAGGAACTATTCAAAGTAATATTCAATATGGAAATAAAGATATGACTGAAGAAGAATTAATAAAAATATCAGAAATTGCACAAGCTATGGAATTCATTGGTACAAAACCAAAAGGATTACATTCTGAAATCTCTCAAGGAGGAAGTAATGTTTCAGGAGGGCAAAAACAAAGATTATCTATTGCTCGTGCCCTTGCTAAGAAACCAGAGATTTTTATATTTGATGATAGTTTTTCAGCTCTTGATTTTAAGACAGAGAAATTGCTTCGTAATGCATTAAAAAGTGAAATAGTAGAAAGTACTATTTTAGTAGTTGCACAAAGAATTAGTACTATTATGAATGCAGAACAGATTATTGTATTAGATGAAGGAAAGGTGGTAGGGCGAGGTACTCATCAGGAGCTTATGAAACACTGTGAGGTATATAAACAAATTGCTCTATCACAGCTTTCAAAGGAGGAGCTTTCATCATGAGTAATAAAAAAATAGAGAATAAAAAATCTGGTCATTTTGGTGGACCTATGGGAAATATAGGGAAAGTAGAAAAAGCAAAAGATTTTAAAGGAACTATGAATAAATTAATAGAGTATTTAAAGCCCTATAATATATGGATGATCATTGTCATTATTTTTGCCATAGGAAGTGCAGCTTTTTCTATTGTAGGTCCTAAAATTTTAGGAAAAGCTACAACCAAAATTTTTGAAGGATTAGTAAGTAAGATTATGGGGGTTGAAGGTGCTTTTATTGATTTTTCTTATATTAAAAATATCCTCCTTTGGTTGTTGGGACTATATCTAGTCAGTGCTGTATTTTCAATTATACAAGGCTATATTATATCAGGAGTGGCTCAAAAGGTATCTTATCATTTAAGAAAAGAAATTTCAGAGAAAATAAATCGTATGCCTTTAAAATATTTTGATCAAAGGACTCATGGAGAAGTATTATCAAGAGTTACAAATGATGTAGATACAGTAAGCCAAACTTTAAATCAAAGTATGTCACAGATGATTACATCTATCGTTACAATCATTGGAGTACTCATTATGATGTTATCGATCAGTTGGAAAATGACTATGGTAGCACTTTTAATACTTCCAGTATCTATGATATTAATTATATTTGTAATAAAGAAATCTCAAAAGTATTTTAAATCTCAACAAGAATTTTTAGGGCATGTCAATGGACATGTAGAAGAAATGTATGGGGGACACAATATAGTAAAAGCTTTTAATGGAGAAGAAGAAGCTATTGATCAATTTGAAACAATGAATCATACACTTTATCATTCAGCATGGAAATCTCAATTTTTATCTGGAATGATGATTCCGATTATGACTTTTATTGGAAATATCGGTTATGTAGCTGTATCTATTTTAGGTGGATGGCTTGCGATTCAAAAAACTATTGAAGTTGGAGATATATTATCTTTTGTTCAATATATGAGAACTTTTACTCAACCTATAGGTCAAGTAGCACAAATTTCTAATGTTTTACAATCCACAGCAGCAGCAGCAGAAAGAGTTTTTGAATTTTTAGAAGAGCCAGAAGAAGCTTTAGATCCAGAAAGTCCAGTGAAACTTAAAGAGGTGAAGGGAGAAGTTGATTTTTCTCATGTTCATTTTGGATATGATGAGGATAAGACCATTATCAATGATTTTTCAACTCATATTCGTAAAGGTCAAAAGGTAGCTATTGTAGGACCAACAGGTGCAGGAAAAACAACAATTGTAAAGCTACTGATGAACTTTTACCCTATTCAGAGAGGAGATATATGTATTGATGGATATCCTATCAATGATTTTAAAAAATCGGATTTACGAAGTATATTTGGAATGGTGCTTCAAGATACATGGTTATTTAAGGGATCTATTATGGAAAATATCCGTTATGGAAGACTGAATGCTACAGATGAAGAAGTCATGGAAGCAGCAAGACTGGCTCATGTAGAAAGCTTTGTGAAGATGTTACCAAATGGATACAATATGGAAATCAATGAAGAAGCAAACAATTTATCTGGGGGGCAAAAGCAATTAATTACCATTGCTCGTGCAATCCTTGCAGATCCTAAAATACTAATTTTGGATGAAGCCACAAGTTCAGTAGATACTCGTACTGAAATTTTTATTCAAAGAGCTATGGAAAACTTAATGAAGGATCGGACAAGTTTTATTATTGCTCATAGATTATCTACTATACGTGATGCAGATTTGATACTTGTTATGAAGGATGGAGATATTATAGAGCAAGGTCATCATGAAGAATTATTAAAAGATAATGGTTTTTATGCTTCTCTTTACAATAGTCAGTTTGAAAAATAATGAGGCATCCTTAGTACAGGATACTTTAGTTTGTAGACAAAGTCATAAAAAACGTCACTAAATTTTCAAATTTGGAAAATATATAGAAACGATCGAAAATAGCATTACAAACTCGCTGTGCTCAAACAGTGTAATGCTAAGCATTTTCTCACTTATTCTATATTTTCACAAATTCTTAATAATTGTTCCTTATTTTTTATGACTTTGCTACATTATACTTTGTCAACAGTATGAGGCATCCTTAGGATAAGATGCTTCTTTTTTAAAAAAAATCT from Inediibacterium massiliense includes the following:
- a CDS encoding ABC transporter ATP-binding protein gives rise to the protein MLKIIKYLKPFMVSIVLIIALLFVQAICDLSLPDYMSNIVNVGIQQGGVENAVPKIIRKSQWDKLMFFMNEEDQKKVEKQYILLDQKTLSKSEWSEYLKEYPKLEEEPLYQLNTKDEDKIDELNHILGKPIFIVSGMEKKDSNKNLFINDSKMPKGQINEMQKKIFEKLEDMPDSMITQSATIFIHKEYEYIGINTDKLQSHYIWISGGKMLALALLSMVATVIVGLLASKVAAGLGRDLRGRVFRKVIHFSNTEFDKFSTASLITRSTNDIQQVQMLMVILLRMIFYAPILGIGGVIKVLRTDTSMGWIIAVAVMAILTLVVLLFSLAIPKFKRVQTLVDKINLIVRESLIGMLVIRAFNTQKYEEEKFEKANRDLTHTNLFVSRLMTLMMPMMMLIMNCITILIVWVGAHQIDTGNMQVGDMMAFIQYTMQIIMAFLMISMVSIMLPRASVSAQRICEVLDTKVTIIDTKEPNEFKNDHKGCVEFQNVCFRYPGAKEDALSNISFTAKPGETTAFIGSTGSGKSTLVHLLTRFYDVTSGKILVDGVDIRYVSQKKLREKLGYVPQKGVLFSGTIQSNIQYGNKDMTEEELIKISEIAQAMEFIGTKPKGLHSEISQGGSNVSGGQKQRLSIARALAKKPEIFIFDDSFSALDFKTEKLLRNALKSEIVESTILVVAQRISTIMNAEQIIVLDEGKVVGRGTHQELMKHCEVYKQIALSQLSKEELSS
- a CDS encoding ABC transporter ATP-binding protein translates to MSNKKIENKKSGHFGGPMGNIGKVEKAKDFKGTMNKLIEYLKPYNIWMIIVIIFAIGSAAFSIVGPKILGKATTKIFEGLVSKIMGVEGAFIDFSYIKNILLWLLGLYLVSAVFSIIQGYIISGVAQKVSYHLRKEISEKINRMPLKYFDQRTHGEVLSRVTNDVDTVSQTLNQSMSQMITSIVTIIGVLIMMLSISWKMTMVALLILPVSMILIIFVIKKSQKYFKSQQEFLGHVNGHVEEMYGGHNIVKAFNGEEEAIDQFETMNHTLYHSAWKSQFLSGMMIPIMTFIGNIGYVAVSILGGWLAIQKTIEVGDILSFVQYMRTFTQPIGQVAQISNVLQSTAAAAERVFEFLEEPEEALDPESPVKLKEVKGEVDFSHVHFGYDEDKTIINDFSTHIRKGQKVAIVGPTGAGKTTIVKLLMNFYPIQRGDICIDGYPINDFKKSDLRSIFGMVLQDTWLFKGSIMENIRYGRLNATDEEVMEAARLAHVESFVKMLPNGYNMEINEEANNLSGGQKQLITIARAILADPKILILDEATSSVDTRTEIFIQRAMENLMKDRTSFIIAHRLSTIRDADLILVMKDGDIIEQGHHEELLKDNGFYASLYNSQFEK
- a CDS encoding MarR family winged helix-turn-helix transcriptional regulator produces the protein MDTIQLNKLSEDLYDLFLYLHSKIIDPNEMMKNFPLPPSHVKVIIYLRHNGTSSISQIAKNLTISKPNMTPIIDRLIDKNIVKRCYDPNDRRIINIELTDEGHQFIKNEEKKIKNSLQKKISSLQKEDLETLSKDIISITNIILKIK
- the ymfI gene encoding elongation factor P 5-aminopentanone reductase, with protein sequence MHHMKTVVITGASRGIGKAMTQMFAQKGYNVLMNFNKSEKEATELYDLLKNQGCSVKIFKADVSKRNEVNNMIEFCVQEFGTIDILINNAGISQEKLFTDLTDEDWDTMMNVNLKGVFYCTQKVLQYMIPRKKGKIINISSIWGMIGGSCEVHYSVAKAGIIGLTKALAKELGPSNIQINCIAPGIIQTDMLSPYDENELKALIEETPLMKLGNPSDIASCAYFLASNHSNFITGQIISPNGGFVI
- a CDS encoding methyl-accepting chemotaxis protein, which codes for MQKLKHQFIAIILLIVVIPFVISSIINYYFISTNYKKEMEKNNQFLAHSIASQVNLFIEKAYSTTEELANNLQIRKFDPNDQKTVLIDVAKRNPYFDLLYIQGIDGMQTAKDQGTLGDRSNRWWFQKFMKEQKPFVSQSYYSINGNIPVTSIFLPIYDEQKNLKGIMASDVKLDALQKLVEKFNHQQSQSAYIIDSEGVVIAHTDEKQVQEQYNYKNITKTVLMKDSNGEVLLDEEGNPKQEIKPIEVPKEVQKMAQDVLKGKSSVIEYKDHNGDEVVSAYTSISVPGNSKPWGVITVQKKSVAVNFVTEVQKKNLFMIFILLILAIGVAYMVAQKITKPIVDMMKLMSQASNGELGVRCSVKSKNEIGKLGESFNKMLEGMKELLYKVQNVSNEVTKSSHLLSTTTEESSSAIEEVARTISEVANGANDQARDAETGVIEVAKLSEEIEKAIEKIKESKEYADQMYTVNSKGLEVIQNLEKKTIESNEAGKEVTKVVNALSTKTEEIGNILETIMDISQQTNLLALNAAIEAARAGEAGKGFAVVAEEVRKLAESTGQSSNHVKEIITDIQKDVKMAQITIQGSEKVMKGQNEAIDHTQKTFHHIANTISNIINRIHDMGQNMEEISSSKEKVMAVIENVSAVSEETAAASQEVSASTEEQAASIQEISHLAEEMKRMVNELNENMSQFKF
- the ltrA gene encoding group II intron reverse transcriptase/maturase yields the protein MNVQKTNDTIDKVRQLQRKLYQSAKSNKSRRFHALYDKIYRKDVLEKAWKQVKTNKGSAGVDEQTIADIEDIGVEKILEEIQIQISKGTYNPPPVLRKEIPKDNGKVRPLGIPTVKDRIIQTATKIVIEPVFEANFKECSYGFRPKKNQHQALDKIRRACNNKGMWVLDADISGYFDNINHMKLLLLVERRISDRRVIKLIRKWLEAGVMKDGIVVQSELGSPQGGVISPLLANIYLDYLDTVWEKHYKHLGKLIRFCDDFVVVCKNYKDVKHTHKAISLIMQRLELNLNKSKTKIISLWEGKEGFDFLGFHNRKVKTKTIDGRIYYTLIQWISNQSIKKIYDKVKKTLDRKTLYVSSKEMVKTLNRKIIGWRNYYGLSPFNKLVKIDKYIRKRLVIWFNNKRQARKRKEFYEIVSRFNDMGLKYVA